Part of the Tidjanibacter massiliensis genome is shown below.
GTTTTCGTGACGACATTGGAAGAGAGTTATGACGGACAGCCGATACACCGGTTTCTGTCGGAGCTGTGCCATGCGCGGGTGGAGCTGCAAAGTTTGCAGCAAACGGATTTCTTCAAGGTTAAAAAAAAATGAAGCGTGGTGCGAGTGCATCGACAAGGCACTCCAGCTTATCGAGGAACATCAGCGCATCGCCTATACCGTATCGCTTTTCGGTACGTCGGGAAACGGCGAAGCTCCATTCCGACCGGGGTACCTGCGCTGGGCAGGCAGTCACAACGACTTGGTGGAGCTGGCTATCGCCCTGCAGGAACAGGGTGTCATAGTGGACGCGACCGGGCAAAGAGCCGGTTATGCTCCGTTGTTGCGTCTGCTATGCGATGCCTTCGGCATGCGTGTAGATAACATCTATGTCAAAAAGACTTTCGTTCTGGACCGCTCGGACAGTGCCTCGTTTCTGCGCAAGCTGCTCGCAGCGTTCGACCGAACCGTCGAAAAACATCTGAAGTAACCTCTTGGCCTCACGACGGAAATCAAGCGATATTTCAAGCCTTCGCCGGCTCTTTCGGCGAAGGCGGTTTTACAAAGTGTTTTGCCGACAATTAAAATTTAATGTACTATAAACCAATAATATATGTTTTGAAAAACGGCAAAAAACTTTTCGATTTTCAAAACGGGGTATTCCGGGAAACGGTACTTTTTGCCGGAAAACGATTATACCTTTGTCCCTGCAAGCCGCACGGTGCGGCGACGCTTATTATCAAACCAAATTTCTTTCAATCATGAACAAAACCCTTATTCTGGCAAGTGCCGCACTGCTGGCCTTGACCGCGACGTCCTGTAACAAACAGGAAGCTCCGCTGCCGACGCCTTCCGCTCAGGCAGGACAAGTTACCGTATCTTTCGTAAGCGAGCAAAACACCGACCTGCCCACCCGCGCCTTTTTCGATTCCTCCTCTACGACCGAGGCATGAGAGCAATCGTTGTCGTCGCTCACGCTCTTCTGTTTCGGCGAGGACGGCAACCTGCTCGTGCGACGTAATTTCACCGCGAGCGAACTCGCAGCCCGAAAAACCACGTTTTCTCTTCCGCGTACCGCAGCCGGTCAGAGCGTCGATTTTTACGCCATCGGCAACACCGCCGTCGGTAGTGACGTAACGACCAAAGCGGCACTGCTGGCACTGGCGGAAACCGCTCCCTCCACATACAACGGTACATTCTCCGATGTCACGTCCAAAAGCCTGCGCTCCGGCGGCTTTCTCATGTCGGGCTATGCGACCCAGACCATCGAATCGGGAGACACACCGACCCAAGTAGCCATTACCCTCAAGCGCGACGTGGCCAAAATCGCCGTACAGACATCGCTGTCTTCCGACTTCTCGTCGCGTTATCCGGGAGCAGTCAAAATCACTTCGGCCAAAATCTCACGGGCTGCTTCGCAGACGCCTTATTTTACTGGTACAGCTAAACCCGGTGCCATGACCTTCACCCATACCCAGACTCCGGGTAGTACATCGGCTAAGTTCAACAACTTGTTTTACGTGTTTGAAAACGGAGCGCTGGGGACCGGCAGCCGTGTTCTGCTGACGCTCGACGGCATCTACGACCGCGACGGCGACTTTTCAACCGAAGAGGACCAGGTCGCTGTCGGCTATCAGGTCGAACTCGCAGGGGCAAGTAACAACGGACAGCTTGTGCGTAACGGTTACTATCGTGTTGCGGTAGGCATTGCAGGGCTGGCCGGACAGGATGTAGTCGCCGACATCACGGTTGCGAATTGGGAAACTCCTACGACTCAGAATATCAATTTAGGCCAATAACCCCCGGACATATCCGACATCGTGCGGCGGGGCGGCAGTTCCGCTCCGCCGCTCTTTACTGTCGGGCGACATCCGACCGACATACCGGTGTTCACGAAAAATCGACCAGTCATGAAAATCAAATTAGTCATTCTGCTTGCGCTGTTCTGTGCGGGTGTTAAGCCTGCGGCGGCACAATACTGCGGCGTCAGGAGCAATCTGCTGGCGCTGGCCGCCGGAACGCTCAATGCAGGCCTTGAAATTATGGTTGCCCCGCACTATTCTTTCGAGATTGCTGCTCTGTGAAATCCCGTGCGGGGACATAGCCTGCAGATGAGCCATGTCGCCCTGCGCCCTGCCGTGCGCTACTGGTTCTACCAACCTTACACGGGGCATTTCCTCTCGGGCAATCTCTCGGCCGCCCTGTACGACGTGGGTACGGAGAAGAGCTACCGCCGGGGCTGGATGGCCGGTGCGGGCTTCTCCTACGGTTATGCGTGGCCGCTCTCTCCGCGTTGGAACTTCTCGCTCGAAGCCGGCATCGGACTCTACTATATGCAGGAGCGGCGGGGGCGCCGCAGCCTCCCTGCCACCGAAGACGAGCGGATATA
Proteins encoded:
- a CDS encoding FimB/Mfa2 family fimbrial subunit — its product is MSSLTLFCFGEDGNLLVRRNFTASELAARKTTFSLPRTAAGQSVDFYAIGNTAVGSDVTTKAALLALAETAPSTYNGTFSDVTSKSLRSGGFLMSGYATQTIESGDTPTQVAITLKRDVAKIAVQTSLSSDFSSRYPGAVKITSAKISRAASQTPYFTGTAKPGAMTFTHTQTPGSTSAKFNNLFYVFENGALGTGSRVLLTLDGIYDRDGDFSTEEDQVAVGYQVELAGASNNGQLVRNGYYRVAVGIAGLAGQDVVADITVANWETPTTQNINLGQ